A portion of the Musa acuminata AAA Group cultivar baxijiao chromosome BXJ1-1, Cavendish_Baxijiao_AAA, whole genome shotgun sequence genome contains these proteins:
- the LOC135611202 gene encoding uncharacterized protein LOC135611202 isoform X1, with amino-acid sequence MINMFDLSAHMNGIKQLAENPHRDADLMAVGNHSDMLKKRVDSNAVQREGKHVTCEHRKSPSGKKSSGTPMKMLIAEEMCKETESLQKPPSVVARLMGLDSLPVQQAVLIDKCDIQEGYECNSLSGAQKRCQWKEDEYFEKMPWSLRSCTHEKKKNKDVYEACQQPARNSLVNDHISWNGKFDENLYQRTTAFVRQKSTEAEHLATDDKFLKSKEFQDAIEVLSSNRDLFLRFLDEPKQICQFHNIPPPQKKCITVLKPSNVITTKGDKVMENQSYEVSDENVGKTNKHYRSSSFSWSQGKPQMLSQPTRIVVLKPSPLRAHHIKTTLASPISSPELSDAEGTREALQTDEAVGSREIAKEITRCMRESLSSDRTDESLLSSLLSKRYFQDERSFNRSGSEDTVQEAVSFSERKVVSPTSLHSCDYPNVVGSPYSISSFSPASHSPESAVMREAKKRLSERLSLVTSTENSHEQVQEGRNSNSLGEMLAISEVKNIKELTFSGRRLSNEKFDMEVPSVSLSVDQTKDEYYDPNFPRNLSSSNSIAISSPVSETIELNVGASSSLVSAQCIQEEVPKLKGGKSSFKVKLSSLFFSRNRKQNRQKLDPPPLAVSDDRTQPGITKAGDKEVLLQSANDIFSAESNLVSPTKISANAYSSSLVYDGSDWATPYVKDGQFLEKSSAFGNFSQPCPPSVLEAPFIGDVNNRLLQTIENSIVGHQQALSRSSPIESVARSISKEFSYLDTASNPLRYSIVLSKADEEYEQYVFVEKLIASAGLDCKKSSVNFTGWHSLESPLNPMLLELHMNGEEAKFRKRGSNKRLLFDSINAALLNISQKETLASYPWSQACDRNKDDSLSGPLAEEVWGTIKSWFSGHSYVTGEFNYSSNSVDWLVKKEMTGGQWVESMWSEMYDFSKEVGVVLLEELVEEALSEL; translated from the exons ATGATCAACATGTTTGACTTAAGTGCCCACATGAATGGAATCAAACAACTTGCTGAGAACCCACACAGGGATG CAGATCTTATGGCTGTTGGGAATCATTCTGATATGCTGAAGAAGCGGGTAGATTCTAATGCAGTTCAGAGAGAGGGCAAACAT GTTACCTGTGAACACAGGAAAAGTCCATCAGGCAAGAAATCAAGTGGAACACCCATGAAGATGCTTATAGCAGAGGAGATGTGCAAGGAAACAGAATCTTTGCAGAAGCCACCAAGTGTTGTTGCCAGACTAATGGGGCTTGATTCTTTGCCAGTGCAGCAAGCAGTCTTGATTGATAAATGCGACATACAAGAGGGATATGAGTGCAACAGTTTGTCAGGAGCACAGAAAAGATGTCAGTGGAAGGAAGATGAATACTTTGAGAAAATGCCATGGAGCCTCCGGTCATGCactcatgaaaagaaaaaaaacaaggatGTGTATGAGGCATGTCAGCAACCAGCGAGAAACAGTTTGGTTAATGACCATATTTCATGGAATGGAAAATTTGATGAGAATTTGTACCAAAGAACAACAGCATTTGTTCGACAGAAATCCACAGAAGCAGAACATCTGGCCACAGATGATAAATTTCTTAAATCTAAGGAGTTCCAAGATGCTATAGAGGTTCTGAGTTCAAACAGAGATTTATTCCTTAGGTTTCTCGATGAACCAAAACAAATCTGTCAGTTCCACAATATACCTCCACCTCAGAAAAAGTGCATAACTGTCTTGAAACCTTCAAATGTTATCACGACAAAAGGTGACAAAGTCATggaaaatcaatcttatgaagttTCAGATGAAAATGTAGGAAAAACAAATAAACATTATAGGAGCTCTAGTTTTTCTTGGTCTCAGGGAAAACCTCAGATGTTATCTCAACCAACAAGGATAGTAGTTTTAAAGCCTAGCCCTTTAAGAGCTCATCATATTAAGACAACACTGGCTTCACCAATTTCTTCACCAGAGCTGTCGGATGCAGAAGGTACCCGTGAAGCATTGCAAACAGATGAAGCAGTAGGATCAAGAGAAATAGCCAAGGAGATTACTCGATGTATGAGAGAGAGTCTTAGTAGTGACAGAACAGATGAATCTTTGTTGTCCTCATTGTTATCAAAGAGGTACTTTCAGGATGAGAGATCATTCAATAGGTCAGGAAGTGAGGACACAGTACAGGAGGCTGTCAGTTTTAGTGAGAGAAAGGTAGTTTCACCGACGTCACTGCATTCTTGTGATTACCCTAATGTAGTTGGCAGTCCTTACTCAATCTCATCCTTCAGTCCGGCATCCCATTCTCCTGAATCTGCAGTCATGAGAGAAGCTAAGAAACGGCTTTCAGAGAGGTTGTCGCTTGTAACATCAACTGAAAATAGCCATGAACAAGTACAAGAAGGGAGGAACTCAAATTCATTGGGGGAGATGCTTGCCATATCTGAGGTAAAGAATATAAAAGAACTCACTTTTTCAGGTAGGAGGTTGTCCAATGAAAAATTTGACATGGAAGTACCCTCAGTGTCCTTGTCGGTAGATCAAACAAAGGATGAatattatgatccaaattttcctAGGAATTTGTCTAGCTCAAACTCCATTGCAATTTCTTCACCAGTTTCTGAAACCATTGAGTTGAACGTAGGGGCCTCTAGTTCTTTGGTTAGTGCACAATGTATTCAGGAGGAGGTTCCAAAATTAAAAGGTGggaaatcatctttcaaggttaaACTATCAAGCTTGTTCTTTTCTAGAAACAGGAAACAAAACAGGCAGAAGCTGGATCCACCTCCCTTAGCAGTATCTGATGATAGAACACAACCTGGCATCACCAAGGCTGGTGATAAAGAAGTTCTATTGCAATCTGCCAATGATATTTTCTCAGCAGAAAGTAATCTAGTTAGTCCTACTAAAATATCTGCCAATGCTTACTCTTCATCATTGGTATATGATGGATCAGATTGGGCAACTCCTTATGTTAAG GATGGTCAATTCCTTGAGAAATCCAGTGCATTTGGGAACTTCAGTCAACCCTGCCCCCCATCAGTTCTAGAAGCACCATTTATTGGTGATGTCAACAACAGACTGTTGCAAACCATTGAAAATTCCATTGTTGGACATCAAC aaGCTCTTTCTAGGTCTTCACCAATCGAGTCAGTTGCTCGTTCTATATCAAAAGAATTTTCATATTTGGACACGGCATCAAATCCCCTGAGATATTCCATAGTTTTGTCGAAGGCTGATGAAGAATATGAGCAATATGTCTTTGTTGAAAAGTTGATTGCATCTGCTGGATTGGACTGCAAAAAGTCCAGTGTGAACTTCACAGGATGGCATTCACTAGAGAGCCCTTTGAATCCCATGTTGCTGGAGCTGCACATGAATGGTGAGGAGGCTAAATTCAGAAAAAGGGGATCAAACAAGAGGCTCCTATTTGATTCCATCAATGCAGCGTTGTTAAATATAAGCCAGAAAGAGACACTGGCTTCATATCCATGGTCTCAAGCATGTGACAGAAATAAAGATGATAGTCTGAGTGGTCCATTGGCTGAAGAAGTGTGGGGAACCATAAAAAGCTGGTTTTCTGGTCACAGTTATGTGACAGGTGAATTTAACTACAGCAGCAATTCAGTAGACTGGTTGGTTAAGAAAGAGATGACAGGCGGGCAATGGGTTGAATCCATGTGGTCTGAAATGTATGACTTCAGCAAGGAAGTTGGTGTGGTACTATTGGAGGAGTTAGTCGAGGAAGCATTGTCAGAATTATGA
- the LOC135611202 gene encoding uncharacterized protein LOC135611202 isoform X2, protein MINMFDLSAHMNGIKQLAENPHRDDLMAVGNHSDMLKKRVDSNAVQREGKHVTCEHRKSPSGKKSSGTPMKMLIAEEMCKETESLQKPPSVVARLMGLDSLPVQQAVLIDKCDIQEGYECNSLSGAQKRCQWKEDEYFEKMPWSLRSCTHEKKKNKDVYEACQQPARNSLVNDHISWNGKFDENLYQRTTAFVRQKSTEAEHLATDDKFLKSKEFQDAIEVLSSNRDLFLRFLDEPKQICQFHNIPPPQKKCITVLKPSNVITTKGDKVMENQSYEVSDENVGKTNKHYRSSSFSWSQGKPQMLSQPTRIVVLKPSPLRAHHIKTTLASPISSPELSDAEGTREALQTDEAVGSREIAKEITRCMRESLSSDRTDESLLSSLLSKRYFQDERSFNRSGSEDTVQEAVSFSERKVVSPTSLHSCDYPNVVGSPYSISSFSPASHSPESAVMREAKKRLSERLSLVTSTENSHEQVQEGRNSNSLGEMLAISEVKNIKELTFSGRRLSNEKFDMEVPSVSLSVDQTKDEYYDPNFPRNLSSSNSIAISSPVSETIELNVGASSSLVSAQCIQEEVPKLKGGKSSFKVKLSSLFFSRNRKQNRQKLDPPPLAVSDDRTQPGITKAGDKEVLLQSANDIFSAESNLVSPTKISANAYSSSLVYDGSDWATPYVKDGQFLEKSSAFGNFSQPCPPSVLEAPFIGDVNNRLLQTIENSIVGHQQALSRSSPIESVARSISKEFSYLDTASNPLRYSIVLSKADEEYEQYVFVEKLIASAGLDCKKSSVNFTGWHSLESPLNPMLLELHMNGEEAKFRKRGSNKRLLFDSINAALLNISQKETLASYPWSQACDRNKDDSLSGPLAEEVWGTIKSWFSGHSYVTGEFNYSSNSVDWLVKKEMTGGQWVESMWSEMYDFSKEVGVVLLEELVEEALSEL, encoded by the exons ATGATCAACATGTTTGACTTAAGTGCCCACATGAATGGAATCAAACAACTTGCTGAGAACCCACACAGGGATG ATCTTATGGCTGTTGGGAATCATTCTGATATGCTGAAGAAGCGGGTAGATTCTAATGCAGTTCAGAGAGAGGGCAAACAT GTTACCTGTGAACACAGGAAAAGTCCATCAGGCAAGAAATCAAGTGGAACACCCATGAAGATGCTTATAGCAGAGGAGATGTGCAAGGAAACAGAATCTTTGCAGAAGCCACCAAGTGTTGTTGCCAGACTAATGGGGCTTGATTCTTTGCCAGTGCAGCAAGCAGTCTTGATTGATAAATGCGACATACAAGAGGGATATGAGTGCAACAGTTTGTCAGGAGCACAGAAAAGATGTCAGTGGAAGGAAGATGAATACTTTGAGAAAATGCCATGGAGCCTCCGGTCATGCactcatgaaaagaaaaaaaacaaggatGTGTATGAGGCATGTCAGCAACCAGCGAGAAACAGTTTGGTTAATGACCATATTTCATGGAATGGAAAATTTGATGAGAATTTGTACCAAAGAACAACAGCATTTGTTCGACAGAAATCCACAGAAGCAGAACATCTGGCCACAGATGATAAATTTCTTAAATCTAAGGAGTTCCAAGATGCTATAGAGGTTCTGAGTTCAAACAGAGATTTATTCCTTAGGTTTCTCGATGAACCAAAACAAATCTGTCAGTTCCACAATATACCTCCACCTCAGAAAAAGTGCATAACTGTCTTGAAACCTTCAAATGTTATCACGACAAAAGGTGACAAAGTCATggaaaatcaatcttatgaagttTCAGATGAAAATGTAGGAAAAACAAATAAACATTATAGGAGCTCTAGTTTTTCTTGGTCTCAGGGAAAACCTCAGATGTTATCTCAACCAACAAGGATAGTAGTTTTAAAGCCTAGCCCTTTAAGAGCTCATCATATTAAGACAACACTGGCTTCACCAATTTCTTCACCAGAGCTGTCGGATGCAGAAGGTACCCGTGAAGCATTGCAAACAGATGAAGCAGTAGGATCAAGAGAAATAGCCAAGGAGATTACTCGATGTATGAGAGAGAGTCTTAGTAGTGACAGAACAGATGAATCTTTGTTGTCCTCATTGTTATCAAAGAGGTACTTTCAGGATGAGAGATCATTCAATAGGTCAGGAAGTGAGGACACAGTACAGGAGGCTGTCAGTTTTAGTGAGAGAAAGGTAGTTTCACCGACGTCACTGCATTCTTGTGATTACCCTAATGTAGTTGGCAGTCCTTACTCAATCTCATCCTTCAGTCCGGCATCCCATTCTCCTGAATCTGCAGTCATGAGAGAAGCTAAGAAACGGCTTTCAGAGAGGTTGTCGCTTGTAACATCAACTGAAAATAGCCATGAACAAGTACAAGAAGGGAGGAACTCAAATTCATTGGGGGAGATGCTTGCCATATCTGAGGTAAAGAATATAAAAGAACTCACTTTTTCAGGTAGGAGGTTGTCCAATGAAAAATTTGACATGGAAGTACCCTCAGTGTCCTTGTCGGTAGATCAAACAAAGGATGAatattatgatccaaattttcctAGGAATTTGTCTAGCTCAAACTCCATTGCAATTTCTTCACCAGTTTCTGAAACCATTGAGTTGAACGTAGGGGCCTCTAGTTCTTTGGTTAGTGCACAATGTATTCAGGAGGAGGTTCCAAAATTAAAAGGTGggaaatcatctttcaaggttaaACTATCAAGCTTGTTCTTTTCTAGAAACAGGAAACAAAACAGGCAGAAGCTGGATCCACCTCCCTTAGCAGTATCTGATGATAGAACACAACCTGGCATCACCAAGGCTGGTGATAAAGAAGTTCTATTGCAATCTGCCAATGATATTTTCTCAGCAGAAAGTAATCTAGTTAGTCCTACTAAAATATCTGCCAATGCTTACTCTTCATCATTGGTATATGATGGATCAGATTGGGCAACTCCTTATGTTAAG GATGGTCAATTCCTTGAGAAATCCAGTGCATTTGGGAACTTCAGTCAACCCTGCCCCCCATCAGTTCTAGAAGCACCATTTATTGGTGATGTCAACAACAGACTGTTGCAAACCATTGAAAATTCCATTGTTGGACATCAAC aaGCTCTTTCTAGGTCTTCACCAATCGAGTCAGTTGCTCGTTCTATATCAAAAGAATTTTCATATTTGGACACGGCATCAAATCCCCTGAGATATTCCATAGTTTTGTCGAAGGCTGATGAAGAATATGAGCAATATGTCTTTGTTGAAAAGTTGATTGCATCTGCTGGATTGGACTGCAAAAAGTCCAGTGTGAACTTCACAGGATGGCATTCACTAGAGAGCCCTTTGAATCCCATGTTGCTGGAGCTGCACATGAATGGTGAGGAGGCTAAATTCAGAAAAAGGGGATCAAACAAGAGGCTCCTATTTGATTCCATCAATGCAGCGTTGTTAAATATAAGCCAGAAAGAGACACTGGCTTCATATCCATGGTCTCAAGCATGTGACAGAAATAAAGATGATAGTCTGAGTGGTCCATTGGCTGAAGAAGTGTGGGGAACCATAAAAAGCTGGTTTTCTGGTCACAGTTATGTGACAGGTGAATTTAACTACAGCAGCAATTCAGTAGACTGGTTGGTTAAGAAAGAGATGACAGGCGGGCAATGGGTTGAATCCATGTGGTCTGAAATGTATGACTTCAGCAAGGAAGTTGGTGTGGTACTATTGGAGGAGTTAGTCGAGGAAGCATTGTCAGAATTATGA
- the LOC135611202 gene encoding uncharacterized protein LOC135611202 isoform X3 yields the protein MAVGNHSDMLKKRVDSNAVQREGKHVTCEHRKSPSGKKSSGTPMKMLIAEEMCKETESLQKPPSVVARLMGLDSLPVQQAVLIDKCDIQEGYECNSLSGAQKRCQWKEDEYFEKMPWSLRSCTHEKKKNKDVYEACQQPARNSLVNDHISWNGKFDENLYQRTTAFVRQKSTEAEHLATDDKFLKSKEFQDAIEVLSSNRDLFLRFLDEPKQICQFHNIPPPQKKCITVLKPSNVITTKGDKVMENQSYEVSDENVGKTNKHYRSSSFSWSQGKPQMLSQPTRIVVLKPSPLRAHHIKTTLASPISSPELSDAEGTREALQTDEAVGSREIAKEITRCMRESLSSDRTDESLLSSLLSKRYFQDERSFNRSGSEDTVQEAVSFSERKVVSPTSLHSCDYPNVVGSPYSISSFSPASHSPESAVMREAKKRLSERLSLVTSTENSHEQVQEGRNSNSLGEMLAISEVKNIKELTFSGRRLSNEKFDMEVPSVSLSVDQTKDEYYDPNFPRNLSSSNSIAISSPVSETIELNVGASSSLVSAQCIQEEVPKLKGGKSSFKVKLSSLFFSRNRKQNRQKLDPPPLAVSDDRTQPGITKAGDKEVLLQSANDIFSAESNLVSPTKISANAYSSSLVYDGSDWATPYVKDGQFLEKSSAFGNFSQPCPPSVLEAPFIGDVNNRLLQTIENSIVGHQQALSRSSPIESVARSISKEFSYLDTASNPLRYSIVLSKADEEYEQYVFVEKLIASAGLDCKKSSVNFTGWHSLESPLNPMLLELHMNGEEAKFRKRGSNKRLLFDSINAALLNISQKETLASYPWSQACDRNKDDSLSGPLAEEVWGTIKSWFSGHSYVTGEFNYSSNSVDWLVKKEMTGGQWVESMWSEMYDFSKEVGVVLLEELVEEALSEL from the exons ATGGCTGTTGGGAATCATTCTGATATGCTGAAGAAGCGGGTAGATTCTAATGCAGTTCAGAGAGAGGGCAAACAT GTTACCTGTGAACACAGGAAAAGTCCATCAGGCAAGAAATCAAGTGGAACACCCATGAAGATGCTTATAGCAGAGGAGATGTGCAAGGAAACAGAATCTTTGCAGAAGCCACCAAGTGTTGTTGCCAGACTAATGGGGCTTGATTCTTTGCCAGTGCAGCAAGCAGTCTTGATTGATAAATGCGACATACAAGAGGGATATGAGTGCAACAGTTTGTCAGGAGCACAGAAAAGATGTCAGTGGAAGGAAGATGAATACTTTGAGAAAATGCCATGGAGCCTCCGGTCATGCactcatgaaaagaaaaaaaacaaggatGTGTATGAGGCATGTCAGCAACCAGCGAGAAACAGTTTGGTTAATGACCATATTTCATGGAATGGAAAATTTGATGAGAATTTGTACCAAAGAACAACAGCATTTGTTCGACAGAAATCCACAGAAGCAGAACATCTGGCCACAGATGATAAATTTCTTAAATCTAAGGAGTTCCAAGATGCTATAGAGGTTCTGAGTTCAAACAGAGATTTATTCCTTAGGTTTCTCGATGAACCAAAACAAATCTGTCAGTTCCACAATATACCTCCACCTCAGAAAAAGTGCATAACTGTCTTGAAACCTTCAAATGTTATCACGACAAAAGGTGACAAAGTCATggaaaatcaatcttatgaagttTCAGATGAAAATGTAGGAAAAACAAATAAACATTATAGGAGCTCTAGTTTTTCTTGGTCTCAGGGAAAACCTCAGATGTTATCTCAACCAACAAGGATAGTAGTTTTAAAGCCTAGCCCTTTAAGAGCTCATCATATTAAGACAACACTGGCTTCACCAATTTCTTCACCAGAGCTGTCGGATGCAGAAGGTACCCGTGAAGCATTGCAAACAGATGAAGCAGTAGGATCAAGAGAAATAGCCAAGGAGATTACTCGATGTATGAGAGAGAGTCTTAGTAGTGACAGAACAGATGAATCTTTGTTGTCCTCATTGTTATCAAAGAGGTACTTTCAGGATGAGAGATCATTCAATAGGTCAGGAAGTGAGGACACAGTACAGGAGGCTGTCAGTTTTAGTGAGAGAAAGGTAGTTTCACCGACGTCACTGCATTCTTGTGATTACCCTAATGTAGTTGGCAGTCCTTACTCAATCTCATCCTTCAGTCCGGCATCCCATTCTCCTGAATCTGCAGTCATGAGAGAAGCTAAGAAACGGCTTTCAGAGAGGTTGTCGCTTGTAACATCAACTGAAAATAGCCATGAACAAGTACAAGAAGGGAGGAACTCAAATTCATTGGGGGAGATGCTTGCCATATCTGAGGTAAAGAATATAAAAGAACTCACTTTTTCAGGTAGGAGGTTGTCCAATGAAAAATTTGACATGGAAGTACCCTCAGTGTCCTTGTCGGTAGATCAAACAAAGGATGAatattatgatccaaattttcctAGGAATTTGTCTAGCTCAAACTCCATTGCAATTTCTTCACCAGTTTCTGAAACCATTGAGTTGAACGTAGGGGCCTCTAGTTCTTTGGTTAGTGCACAATGTATTCAGGAGGAGGTTCCAAAATTAAAAGGTGggaaatcatctttcaaggttaaACTATCAAGCTTGTTCTTTTCTAGAAACAGGAAACAAAACAGGCAGAAGCTGGATCCACCTCCCTTAGCAGTATCTGATGATAGAACACAACCTGGCATCACCAAGGCTGGTGATAAAGAAGTTCTATTGCAATCTGCCAATGATATTTTCTCAGCAGAAAGTAATCTAGTTAGTCCTACTAAAATATCTGCCAATGCTTACTCTTCATCATTGGTATATGATGGATCAGATTGGGCAACTCCTTATGTTAAG GATGGTCAATTCCTTGAGAAATCCAGTGCATTTGGGAACTTCAGTCAACCCTGCCCCCCATCAGTTCTAGAAGCACCATTTATTGGTGATGTCAACAACAGACTGTTGCAAACCATTGAAAATTCCATTGTTGGACATCAAC aaGCTCTTTCTAGGTCTTCACCAATCGAGTCAGTTGCTCGTTCTATATCAAAAGAATTTTCATATTTGGACACGGCATCAAATCCCCTGAGATATTCCATAGTTTTGTCGAAGGCTGATGAAGAATATGAGCAATATGTCTTTGTTGAAAAGTTGATTGCATCTGCTGGATTGGACTGCAAAAAGTCCAGTGTGAACTTCACAGGATGGCATTCACTAGAGAGCCCTTTGAATCCCATGTTGCTGGAGCTGCACATGAATGGTGAGGAGGCTAAATTCAGAAAAAGGGGATCAAACAAGAGGCTCCTATTTGATTCCATCAATGCAGCGTTGTTAAATATAAGCCAGAAAGAGACACTGGCTTCATATCCATGGTCTCAAGCATGTGACAGAAATAAAGATGATAGTCTGAGTGGTCCATTGGCTGAAGAAGTGTGGGGAACCATAAAAAGCTGGTTTTCTGGTCACAGTTATGTGACAGGTGAATTTAACTACAGCAGCAATTCAGTAGACTGGTTGGTTAAGAAAGAGATGACAGGCGGGCAATGGGTTGAATCCATGTGGTCTGAAATGTATGACTTCAGCAAGGAAGTTGGTGTGGTACTATTGGAGGAGTTAGTCGAGGAAGCATTGTCAGAATTATGA
- the LOC135611344 gene encoding acyl carrier protein 2, mitochondrial-like: protein MAAVRSAILRHLRLRVVSSAPQVSSPFASLLRCGFSDEVKGSFLDKSEVADRIITVVKNFQKVDPSKVTSNAHFQKDLGLDSLDTVEVVMALEEEFGFEIPDSEADKIDCIKVAVDFIASHPQAK from the exons aTGGCGGCGGTGCGAAGCGCGATTCTGAGACACTTGAGGCTGCGGGTGGTCTCATCGGCGCCGCAGGTGTCCTCTCCCTTCGCTAGCCTCCTTCGTTGCGGCTTCTCTGACGAGGTGAAGGGCTCCTTCCTCGATAAATCTGAGGTCGCTGATCGGATCATCACCGTCGTCAAGAACTTCCAGAAGGTCGATCCCTCCAAG GTCACATCAAATGCTCATTTCCAGAAGGATCTAGGTCTTGACAGTTTAGACACCGTGGAGGTTGTCATGGCTCTTGAAGAAGAATTTGGGTTTGAAATCCCCGACAGTGAAGCAGACAAGATTGACTGCATAAAAGTTGCCGTTGACTTCATCGCCTCGCATCCCCAGGCAAAATGA